The Amycolatopsis sp. DG1A-15b genome window below encodes:
- a CDS encoding XRE family transcriptional regulator, which translates to MEDTAADIAAALDQVGVRLKRIRTQRRMTLTGVAKATGISKSTLSRLENGQRRPTLELLLALSHAYRVPLDELVAAPEEGDPRLRLKPSQVKGRIVIPLTRQPDGMQAWKIVIPTGNATPQPRAHDGHEWLYVLSGHIQLVLGDQNWVLEPGEVASFGTTVPHWFGSTGDEPAEILSIFGKPGERMTVRTTSP; encoded by the coding sequence GTGGAGGACACCGCCGCCGACATCGCCGCTGCGCTCGACCAGGTCGGGGTCCGGCTCAAGCGCATCCGTACCCAACGCCGGATGACCCTCACCGGAGTCGCGAAGGCGACCGGCATCTCGAAGAGCACACTGTCGCGGCTCGAGAACGGACAGCGGCGGCCCACCCTGGAACTGCTCCTCGCGCTGTCGCACGCCTACCGGGTGCCGCTGGACGAGCTCGTCGCCGCGCCCGAGGAGGGCGATCCGCGCCTGCGGCTCAAGCCCAGCCAGGTCAAGGGCCGGATCGTGATCCCGCTGACCCGGCAGCCGGACGGGATGCAGGCCTGGAAGATCGTCATCCCGACCGGCAACGCCACCCCGCAGCCGCGGGCACATGACGGCCACGAATGGCTCTACGTCCTGTCCGGGCACATCCAGTTGGTCCTCGGCGACCAAAACTGGGTGCTCGAGCCAGGCGAGGTCGCCTCCTTCGGCACCACAGTGCCGCACTGGTTCGGCAGCACCGGCGACGAACCCGCGGAGATCCTCAGCATCTTCGGAAAGCCCGGCGAGCGGATGACCGTTCGAACGACATCGCCATAG